TTTTTGCTTACTACCACTTTCTCATTCCCATGCGTAGCCGCCGGTCGCCAGCTGGCGATATCGAAGATCGTGccgacgtcgccgctgctaCAGTTCTCCActcctcgtcgtcatcttcgtcagcggcggcggcggcgtccatGATGCAGGACCAGGTCTTACGCTGTGTGCGAAAGGAGCCGGGCCCAAGCAATGCAGCGATATGCGATGCGTACGCGATGAGGCTTCTACAGGaagcgacggaggaggagcggtgccgcgggCCGCACTGGCGTGCGCGCTGTTCCCCTAGCATTCTTGTTGCCCTGCTCATATGGGCGACGATCGGCCTTGTCGTGTACATGAAGGTGGACAGCTCACATTTGCGTCCTGGTGCCGCCCTTGCGACCACTTCTGTTGAGACACCCCTCTCGCAACTCCCTGAAAGCTGTCGTGGCCATTACTGTCTGCAAGAGGGCGGAAAGGAGCCCTTTGGAGCGGTCCTCGGGGCCCACAATGGCGTCTTCGCCTACAGTAACTGCAACAGCGACACCTGCATCTCTTCTCTACAGTACCAGATGGCGATTCCGCTCCCACCAGGGGCGCGGACGGCTCTGGACGCCCCCCACGCGACGACTCGCCTCATGACAACAGGGATGAAGTGGCAGTGCGTCGAATACGCCCGTCGGTACTGGATGCTGCGCGGCACCCCGACCCCCGCGTTCTTCGGCGCTGTTAAAGGCGCCGCAGATATTTGGGACTCTCTCACTCACGTTACCTTCCTCGACAACGCGACTACGGCTCCGCTGCTGAAGTTTAAGAATGGCGCGAGGCTTGGctacggcggcagcgcaccccGCGTCGGAGACCTACTCATCTACCCTCGCGATACCGAGAACGTTTTCCCCTACGGCCATGTCGCCGTGGTGGTCAAGGTGGAGATGCCCACGAAGGCCGAGGCGGACGACTCCTACATGGACGCCGGAGCCGCATCGCCAAAGCCGCGTCAGCGGCACAGCCACGTGTACGTGGCAGAGCAAAACTGGGATAGCGTGACTTGGCCGAATCCATACCATAACTACTCACGTTCActgccgctggtggtgctTGAATCAGCGGAGGGGCGGCCTCTGCAGTACACGATCGAGGATTCGCTCCATGGCATCCAGGGCTGGGTGCGTTACGATGACGAGCCATAGGGTTGACTGCGCTTATGTGTATATGCATATAGATGTaggtgtgtgtctgtgtctgtgtgtgtgtgtgtgtgcctccgAGAGTGAGGCGGGTTATTCGGGGGGTGCTTCCAATGTCTCTTTTTTTGGGTCCATGGTTTTCTTTTGTGCGTCACTCTGTGTCCGTCTCCAAGGCTCGCGCGTCTGTGTGGAGGCGTGTGCTCAGGTGTCGTGACGACTGCCACTGCAGGCTGTACCATCGTCTCTCCAGGCTCTCCCTTCTcttaccccctcccctgacCACCTCCTTTGTTGCGGTTTCATCGCCTTCTTTCATTAGGAGCGTTGTCTCTCTCACGCCCACCTGAAGCGCAAGCGCAACCGACGCCTCCCCCCTGTACCAatccctttttttctgttAGAACGCAGTCGCGGAGCAATGAGCTCGCCACCGCAGGATCCGCCGGATGGCGTTAAGagtgacggtggtggcggccgtaGCCGCTCTTTCAAGCCGCGGCCAAGCCCGCTCGCTTTTCCGAGAGACCGTGCCTACGGCACCCtcggcaacaacaacgacaacggcggcgagggctgcagcagcgctggcgtaGGAAGCACTCGGCAAAGTGGCCTTCTCATGACCAGCGGCACAAACAGGAGGCTCAGCAGCGATTCGATGCCGCTGTGGAGCTACGCTGCCTCGCCCATCATTCAAATTCGAGATCACTGCCATCAGCAGTGGTTGGCGGTCCTGCTTACTGTTGTTCTGCTCCTCGTCACATTCTACTTTGTCTTCGGTCTTTCCGCTCCCATACGGGCAGAGCGGTGCGCCACGCCGTTTGGCAGTCTACTGGGCGAGAGCAGAGGTGTGGCGGCGTACAGCAACTGCCGCAATGACTACGGTGGGGATCACATGGAAAACTTCGTCTCCGtagggctgcagcggctctaCACCGGCTCCAAATGGCAGGCCCTCGAGTACACCCGCCGCTACTGGATCCTGACATCGCTGCTGACCTTTCCATCGTTTCCTAGGGCTGATCATACCATTCTCGCTGATGCCGCCAACGCCGTGAACGGGCGTCGTGGAAGTCGTGGCAGCTCCGTCGTTCCACTGGAGCGGTACACAAATCTTTTCCTGTCATCCCAGGTTCTGCAGAACAGCAGCGAAGATATGCCCGTTATGAAACTGAATGGAGAGGCCAACAACCTCTCAGCTAGTGTGCGGCTAAGAAACTGGCGTCAGGCACTCGTGCAGCCCCACGACATTGTCGTGTACGCCAAGAATTCGCGGACGCTGCCGTCTGCTCACGTCGCGGTtgtgacggcggtgcgcggcccCTTTCacagcgtcgccgcagccggcaAGGAAGTGCACTGGTTTATTGTCAAGAACGCCTCGGTACAGGGTCGGCAGCCTATGGCTCCTGGGTCGACGTTGCCACAGCTGCTTCTGTCGCAGGAGCACGAGGTTGTGAGtggcgccgtgccgccgaaGAACATGACTGGCAGTGACACCGCAAGGCGCCCTtccagcggcggctgtgAGAACGTATCTGCTGACGAGAAAGGCGAGGAGATGGTGCGCGGGGGTAGCGTTCTCTACTACAAGGTGTTTGTTGCAGAGCAAAACTGGGACAATTCTAATTGGGAAACGCTGAGCTACTTGACAAGATCTGACTGGCACAACAAAACCAACCGAAACACCATAACCAAGGGCAACAGCAACAGGAAGGAGTCGtcagcgacgcagcagcgaagggctgcaacgcagctgcgcaactTTACTCGAGTACTCCTCCTGCATGAGTACTCGAACCCGCATGGGTTCTTCCtcgaagacacacacaacaatCTCATTCTAGGCTGGGTGCGCGCCTCTTCCGATGCGTAACTGTTTTGGGTAGGTGTAGGCGCGTGCAACGTTCGcaagtggcagcggcgctatCAAGGCACCCGGAGAAGGACCAAGGAGCATCTTCTTTACACACAAACGCATATATATTTACATCTGCGACAGGCAAGTGGTTTTCCTCGCTCCTTCCCTATATATATagccctccctctttctctctctctatccaGCGCTCTCATCAGttgtgcgcagcgccggcaaggACGCCACACGAGAAGACAGCGCGGAATCTGGTGGACAGATTATGCCGAACTGTCACATGGTGGACAtgggcgcacgtgcgtgcacacgtgaaggagtgagagaggaagaaagcGGTGGCATCGGCGTCGTCCGTGACTCTGTGTACTAGCACAACACGACACGCACGTacaaaaaaacaagaaacaGGTGAAGAGCACTCGAATAAATAGACAATGCGTGCTttgcgggggaggggaagacgTGTGTGGTGATGCGTGCTTGAATGattgtgtatgtgtgggtgggtgtggtCTGCGAATctgatctctctctctctctctctcatgaGCTGTGTTTAGTGCAACAGAGGCAAcgcctccttccttcccACCTCCCTTCTTTCCCCTGCCGTGCTGCATCAGTGTGGCCCATTCATTCGTGTTCCTCAAAGGAATAGTTTGCATGTGTGAATCTTCGTGTAATCCTCCGGTGTCCTTGCAATGTACTGCAGAGTGAGGAAGACGACAGACAaaaccacaaaaaaaaagatcgCTATTTTGAGTGCCGATATGatgagcgcgcgtgtgttaGCGTGTTCCAGTGAACCGTCGGGAACTGCACACCTGCTAcgccttctttttccttccTCCAAGAGCTTGGCTGTAGTGGCGGTCATTGACACTGCGAATCACTGAttgtttctcttttcccccacctgctgctcttgcgcaCGTGAGTTTCGTATGCGAGTGTGGGAAAGGGCGCCGTTGCCAACAGTTGTCTGTTCTTCGATTCCTGTCTTCACGGCTCCCAGTGATAATAGATTTGTCtccccatctctctctgATTACACGCTATCCACTCCTCTCGTGTGTCCTcacagctctgcgccgacACAAGGCGAGGCTGTTATCGTCGCTCTCTTTGGTGCCGTCACCCCTGTGCTTAGGGAACAGCGGCCTCGGTTTGTGAGCCTGCTTGCTTCACGTCGCGGAGGTTTGTGTTTTACTCACCCGACTTGTGCCTGTGAGGCCGGAAGGTCAGAAAGACGCCAGGGACCAGTCTGTGTTATCCCACCTTTCAATTCTCCGTCTCTCCATGTCGCAGGATACCATGTACCGCCACCAGCTGTGGCACATCGAGGACCCGACCTTGTCGGTGTCGCAGGCCCGTCTGAAGCTGCTCTTCGATTTTGACCCACCTTCGCAGTACCGGCTGCAGCCAAACGGACCACTGCTGCACGGTATCCGGCCCAGCTGCGTACTGTGCGGTAGTGTGAGTCCGCCAGGCGGTTGCACCGCGGCatcggctgctgcacccATTACGATCCGTCGAATGGGCGTGTTCGGTCGGGTCGGCAGTGCCCCGGTGCAGTACGAAGAGCCGCTTGTGACAGAGTGGGCGGATGTTGGACTTCCTCCGACCTCGAGAAGGGAGGACGCTTGACCGCAGCGGTCTCTCtggtgtgtgtaggtgtgctCTGTCCGTTATATCGCCTGTCGCCATATGTGCTGCCCTGCTCCGTAGAAATTCGACATGCGTCTTGCCCGCGTGTTGGgttcttctctctccatctccccGCCTCCCACGAAAGTGGGTCTTTGGCGCCCAATGCTCCTTTTGCTTTTTCGGTTGCACGGGTGGCGGAGCCCCGTTGTGTGCGGTGTCTGTGAGCCCTCACGTTGCAATGGCCGATGGCAAACAAAGCCACGCAGGTTCCCAGAGGAGAGCCCATAGACTCGGCAGCAAGCGTAGCCTTGGACGGGATAAAAATCTACTTCAGGTGACTGCTCTGCGCTTCTTTGCCTGGCGTTGGTGGAGGCTTGTCGTTGTCGAAGGGGAAGCTGTCAGAATGACTCAGCGCGGCGTCCTACAGCCATGAGTGAGGCTCCTCTAGCAGATGATCGCTTCTTCTCTAattctctccctttctccgtCCTCTGCTCTGTGCCCGTAACCCCTCCCTCACTTTTCTCGCACCCAATCCAGAAAAGCAGCGCACCTTGTCGCCGGCATCCTCATAACCAGAGTCAGCTCACTGtctctgtcgctctctctctctctctttctctctcatcGCTACTACAGACTTGGCTTGCGCGCGTATGGCGAGTGCAAGCGCTTTGGggctgtcgtcgtcgacgtctCCGCCACGGCATTGGGGGTCtgacctgctgctgcgcaaagTTCCGCTCTACGCTCAGGCGCGGCGGTACGCTGCCGTCGATCCCGACGACCCGCAGTCGGAGGGCAACACGCTCGGCTACGGGCCGAGCAGCTacccgctgctggcggcggtgcgctcgTGCTACAACATGCTGAATCGTGAAGAGGTAGCGGCTGAAACCTTTAGTCTGGGTGCGACCACCGCAGTGGTGGACCGCTCTCCCTTCAACGGCATCGACAGAGCTGGATACGCCCACGTATCGGCACAGCGCAAGTGGTCGGTCGCTGAtccgctggcggcggatTCAGCGTCGCCCAACTCGGAGCAGTCGACTGCCTTggctcgccgcgctgccgccgccgcgctgttGGATGACGCCATCGGCCCCGTGACTCTGGCGCAAGTGCTGGAGCCGTGGTTTGGCGTTATCGAAGATCGCTTATGCGCTGGcgcgcaacagcagcagctcggaGAGCTTGTGCGATCagacaaacaaaagagaggCAAGGAGTCAGCCAAGTggagcaacagcggcgcagctgcagcgccggagGATGGCGAGAATGTGGAGAATGACAGTGGGAGAGTTGCGGACGCGGACGCGTCGCGCatgctgcgccgcaagcGCATGTACgacgaggaagaagagacaCACGGCGCTGTTTACACCCGGCTCGAGAGCGTCATCTTGCATTACAGTGCGGCGACgcaagaagagaaggaggtgctgcgcagcgcgcgggTTGCTAATAACGACTCTTCGGCGGATGCGCTCGTCACCGGTGAAAGCAGCACCGCAACACCACCGTCACAGGAGACGTGGGGCAGTCGCATGCTGTCACTCGTTACGTTCACCGTGGCTGCGGAAGCCGGAagcggtgccgcgcgccgcagcgacgaggaagtcgagcagcagcagaaggtgTTGGCCTACCTGAAGCGTGTGCGCTGGATCGCCACACAGTGGAGCAGCACCACGAACCAGATGGCGTTCAAGGACGCCGGGGCTTCGGCACCGTCGTGGGGCCAGATGACAGAGTCGCAGCGCGTgaaggcggagatgctgcACGCCcaggggcagcggcgccgcttccggcgtccgcgtcgcggtggtgatgatggAGCTAAGGGTAAcggcgaggacgccgacgctgcctTGGAGAACGAACTTGGTTCTGCGTGATTGCTTGTCCTCTTTTCGCTGTTTCACTTTGTACCATGGTGActcacagcagcaggcgccgaTGGGCTGCGGAGCTAATCGAACGTGAGGTGTTTTCGGTCTCCACTTTACGAGGTCAGCTGCGCCGACCActcacacgcgcagcggTCCAATGCGTAGCGAAGGAAGGCAAATAAAGGAGTGCGTCACGCAGAAAGGTAATGACGAAGAAGCGACGTGCGGCGTTAAAACGGCCCTTTCCTCACCCTCTCTTCTCAAAGAGGCGagtgcggcagtggcgcctGTTCGCTCGACGACGGCAAGAATGGGGATTCTGTGAGTGGATCGCTTTGAAAATGACGTCTTGCTTGAGATGGTGAAACGTGGGACACTCATCGTTTGTGTTTTTTTCGCTTCTACTGCATGATGCCGTCCTTGTTCCTCTCGCCTTGCTATGTGGTCTAACTCGCAGGACCGACGAAGGCCCTCACGAATACAAGAAGCTGCTGAAGGACGGAGCTAGAGGTAGGGGACGGTGCTCAGCAAAACTGCGCAATGACCGTCAGCATTCCTCAAGGCCGACGGTGATTTGCACGCACCGACAACACAAGCTCAAGCGC
The DNA window shown above is from Leishmania major strain Friedlin complete genome, chromosome 33 and carries:
- a CDS encoding D-alanyl-glycyl endopeptidase-like protein: MFPFAFEYPCEATFAHQMQNKQPSTLLASFFAYYHFLIPMRSRRSPAGDIEDRADVAAATVLHSSSSSSSAAAAASMMQDQVLRCVRKEPGPSNAAICDAYAMRLLQEATEEERCRGPHWRARCSPSILVALLIWATIGLVVYMKVDSSHLRPGAALATTSVETPLSQLPESCRGHYCLQEGGKEPFGAVLGAHNGVFAYSNCNSDTCISSLQYQMAIPLPPGARTALDAPHATTRLMTTGMKWQCVEYARRYWMLRGTPTPAFFGAVKGAADIWDSLTHVTFLDNATTAPLLKFKNGARLGYGGSAPRVGDLLIYPRDTENVFPYGHVAVVVKVEMPTKAEADDSYMDAGAASPKPRQRHSHVYVAEQNWDSVTWPNPYHNYSRSLPLVVLESAEGRPLQYTIEDSLHGIQGWVRYDDEP